In Ornithodoros turicata isolate Travis chromosome 1, ASM3712646v1, whole genome shotgun sequence, the DNA window TAGCAAAGGGTATTTGCACAAGAAGGCGGCGCGAGAAGTTCGCGAAACAATTTCTGCACTTAGCGAATAATCTGTGTACACACAGTCGCAGAGTGTGCATGCAGAACCGCTTCGAGAATCGCAGTGTGTGCATGCAGGACCGCTTCGAGAGCCGCAGAGTGTGCATGCAGAGTCGATTCGAGAACGAgattctgtttttctttctgatgaGCATTCAAGTAGTGATTGTGGTCCGTCTGGCTACACGGGTGCGTCCGTGTCAGAGGTAAACCTTGTTCCTGAGAATTCCGATGCAGCGTCGCAGTTTCACATGCCAGATGCCCCTTTTCCAAACATACACGACACCACAACATCCGAAAGTGATTCAAGCACTCCGAGCGAGGAATGGTCCCCACAGAACTTCGCTTCAGAGCTGCGATCGTGGGCCGCGCGTGAAGGTATAACGCAAACAGCCCTGACTGGCCTTCTCAAGCTACTGCGCAAACACGAGTGCCACCAGAACCTTCCGATGGATGCGCGAACGTTTTTGCAGACTCCTCGGTGTAGCGCGAATCACATCATTAGCATGCATCCAGGAGAATACTGCCATTTTGGGTTGCTTGAATGCCTTAAGAAAGCTCTGGAAGGGATAGATATTGTACCACAACATGTCTTGCTCATGTTCAATGTTGACGGCCTGCCTCTGGCCAAGAGCTCAAAATCTGAATTGTGGCCTATTCAGTGTGTGATCAAGGATATAGATATGACACCTTTCGTTGTTGGTGCGTACTGTGGAACCACAAAACCACACTGCTCTAATGATTTTCTGAAAAAATTCATTGATGAGTTATCTGTAGTGCTTCGTGAGGGAATCTCAATCACAGGAACAGTAGTACAGGTGGAGTTTCGGGCCATGATTTGCGATGCACCTGCACGTTCCTTTATATATGGAATCAAGGGGCATACTGGTCATGCAGGCTGTCCCAAATGCACTGATGAGGGGGATTATTACAAGAATAGAATATGCTTTGCCACAACAACATCCTCTCTGCGGACAGACAATACCTTCCGGGCGCAGGCTGATCCAGATCATCACCGCCACTTGTCAGTAATCACAGAGTTGCAGATTGACATTATAAAAACTGCACCTCTGGATTACATGCACCTTGTGTGCCTAGGTGTGATGAGAAAACTGATACTTCTTTGGGTATCAGGTCCTCTAACTGTCCGCATTGGACCACCGCAAAGGGCAACCATAAACATGATGGCTGCGGACTTGCAAAAGTGCATTCCGAGTGACTTTGCACGGAAGCCACGTGGTGTAGATGAGGTGGACCGGTGGAAAGCCACAGAATTTAGACTATTCTTGCTTTACACCGGTCCTGTGATACTTGAGACAGTGCTTCCAAAACCACTGTTTCAGAACTTCCTCACACTACATGGTGCCATATCTATTCTGGCTATGGAAGGGCTGTGCCAACAGCAGAATGAGTATGCTTCAGCATTGCTTCACCATTTTGTGAGCACATTCGCTGAAATCTACGGCCATGAGTCTGTGTCGTATAACGTACATTGCCTCCTCCACTTGACAGACGATGTAAAGAACCTTGGGCCCCTGGATTCCTTTAGCGCTTTTCCATTTGAGAGCAACATGCAAGCGCTCAAAAGGCAGCTCAAGAAACCAGGAGCAACTCTATCCCAGTTGTACAACCGTTACAGTGAGAAACAGCTTGCTCAGCTGGAAGTTGTCAGAGAGGAGAAAAGATTAGGCTTCAGTAAGACACACAACCGTGGTCCACTCCTTGATTGCTGCACTGAGCCACAGTATGACACCATGAGGACGGGCACCTTTGTTTTAAAAACGAAAGGACCTGACAGCTACTGTTCTGTGAATGGAAATATTATATCCATAAAGAACTTTGCGACATTGCACTCAACAGGTGAACCTTGTGTGATTGGGTACAAGTTAACAGCCGTAGGTGACCTGTACTCGAAACCATTTCCATCATCCTTGATAGGCACTTACATTGTCAATGAAGAACCGCACCTGAAAGCTTGGCCTTTGGTGAATGTTCAAAAAGTCGTATGCCTGTGTTATGGCACGAGAAAGGTAGCAATGTCACTAATACATCTGCAGTGCTAGTAAATTATGATTACTCATGCTCCTCAGGAACCAACCTTCACCCCATCAGCAAAGTCTGTTCACTCTGAAAGTATTCCCGCTCTCTAGCATTCCACCACTATCTAAAGGATCTGTAATGTGAATGACAAACCTATAAAAATACCTGTATGCTTTTTTGAAAGCTTGTAACGCAAGTATAGATCGACATTTCCGGCCCAGAAACTCTCAATCACCTGGTAAGTCATGAGTAGAGCCGCGGCTACGAACTCACATGAAGGTCGATGTGATGTATTGCTGAGCTTGATCAGGACGCATATTAGTGCACTTACCATGTAACGTCACTGAGCAGGTGTGATATCTGGTGTGTGCACTAATATGCGTCACGATTGAGCTCACCGACAAGCTGCTGCCGACAAGCCGCCATGctgaccttcacgtgagttcataGCCGCGGCTCAACTCACGCGTtgtcagatgattgtgatcgtgggTTCCGAGGCTGGATTTGCCGAGCTATGCACGTGGCACGCTTCGGATACATAGTAGTTATGCGGTATGTTGAGCATTTGTTCAGCAATCGAATTTCACACGTTCCAACACAATCATGTCAACTGTTTAGACCAAACTTATCAGGAGTTGCTGCCCTCCTTCAAAAAAAGTGCAGCAGTAATTAGGAAACGCGGTACGTTATACTGCAGTATCACGTGATGTCTGTCCACCTATCTGAAGCCTACCTGAAGCTTTAACTTTGGCAAATGTTGAGGGTCACCACTTTTCAGTTTCTAAAGGTGTCCAAAACTGTTTAGTGCTAGAGagtatgaagaactgagaggtgATGACTTGTGTGTGTCATCGCACAGCCTAGTTCTGCATAATGGTACCTTGAAACATTGTTGTTATATTTCAcattacagttcctttaagaagTTTCCTTATGTTTCTTTAATGATGGGGTGGGGTTTTCGGGTTCAGATGTATGAATTAAATTAGGCCCTTCCTTCTGTGAATGAAATTAACATCTCTGCTGTGCAACTCTGGAAAGTTAAAGCAATGCAGACAAGGTTGATGTTGATGCCACTATGACTGCATGCAGCATAGCCCTGTCTAGCATGAGCTGCTCTTGATCATTGTGAATGTAACCCCTGATTCATGGTTCCTACGGGGCCTGTTGAAATGCACACAGGAATGCTGAATTGCCAAACGTGTTTCTGCCCTGCATGCACTCTACAAAAACCAATATGCAGGTGCCCTATGCAATTGTGCATTTTGAAGAGCATAACGAGGTGGAGGTCGTGCCTTGTTCATGGCTCACCGGCAACGCATGCAAATGGCCCACCTTGCCTACTTATAAAGTCGAAAGACTCATAAGGAAGGGTTGTCATCCCGGTAACCAGTGCGAAGAAATGGAAGTTGTGGTCAAAGGAATTTTCAGTAAGAACCCCTTCATTTGGAAGTGAGAAATCTTTGTTGATTTTATTTTCACTTTCAGAGTGCTACGAAGATGCACGGAAAATGTTACCTCTGTCACAGTACACATCCGACCTAAGCGCAACTGAATTGCCTCCAAAAAGGGTTAGGCGAGCAAGGGTTATTGACAGTGATGAAGATGATGAGTTTCCTCCTGTACCCTCCAGTTTTGTAGCAAAAGGTACTGTTCGTACTACGCTATTCTTGTAGCTGTTTTTTAGGGTGGCTGCCAATCAGCACCTGCACTCACTGCAAGCTTATTTCAACACTGCAGATACATCTGTGTGCCTCACAAGCAGCTCTGTCATGGACAAAGCAGGGTCCAAGGATGCTATGGATAATGCAAATGAAAATATGGGTGCAGTCCAGCTAGGTGAGTTCCGCACAGAAGGGTTTGTGAATCATCCAATAATGAACTGTTCCGCACCTTTGTCCTTAGACGCAAGGAATTCCACAGTGTCCTGGGCAGATGCCGATGACGATGCAGGTACTTGTGAGAACATAGTTATCTGTAAATGACTGAAGGAATTCATGTGAagctaatacccctgtcacacggggaaactgaatgtcattcccaacgAACGAcattcatatgaatgacattcGCAAAGGCTAGCCGTAGCTACACGGCAAAGAGAAATGACATTCCGTGCTGATGATAATGGCCATTTGTGAAATAGTTGGACAGCTTCATACTAGTGTGCATGCACTCAATCTTTATATACTTTTGCGTGCTTCTGAAAACTGCGTTCAACATCGCGCCTTCGAACCTGCGGTTTGCTTTGAGTCCGTGCTTTGCATGTCGTACAAGGCCGAAGCCAAGTTGGGTACGCATCTGGACGGAGGAGGTCACCAAACAAAATGGCTGATCGCGCCGAGAACGATTTTGCGGCCGGCTGTGAACAATGCCACGCGCAACAGCTGATCTGTCTCGTGATCTGTCCACTGGGTCCGTTCTTTTTCCTCACGCGCAACAGCTGATATGGCTGGAACTACAGTGGGTGTAGGAGAAACTCCTGCCATGATGTCCGCCATAGCGCTGAGCATGGCGTCAGTGTTGACAGCGGACGAGAGTAGTTGGGTAGTATCGTGTCAACATTACTTTACCTCTGCTTTCCTCATCTCAGATGTCACAATTTTAACAAAAATTAATGACTGTAAATTTTTCAGTCGCATTTCTGTCGTTCTGATTGCTTGACGTTGTTGTTTCTCACTGCCTCTCTACCGTCCAGGGTATGCAGTTCGTGCGAGGAGGAAGAGTAAATGAGTTCCTCGAACACATTCGCTGGGCGAATGTCAGTCGCGTGTAATGCCATGCTGCGTACCCGTGTAGCACTGAACAAATGACATTCTTACGAATGCCGTTCattgggaatgacattcagtttccccgtgtgacaggggtataacctTGCAGCCTATAATAGTGGGCAACTTTTGGCAATTGCTCGATTGTGTTCATATTGGAAGTACAGGCCACTGCTCAATCTAATACTGCGACTGTCCTTGTGCAGATGTATTTGCAAGCGGTACTTTTACGCCAATGGTCGGGGCACAGCAACACAAAGTGCGAGGTAGAAATATGGTATTACCAATGTTAATAGCAAATAATCACCCGTAAAGGACAACTGAAAAAGGCTAAAGCTGCATGTCTGCTCTAGGAAGCTGAGTGGTGCACCTGATACAAACTTATGTCACAAAGTGCTTATATTATCTATTAAGAAACAGCCTCTGCATTGAGTAGGATCCCCAGAAAACAGTATAGGAACATTCtatgccaaacgtcccagatATTGCGCTCAAATCCCAGATTTCTTTCAAATATATTGTGGTTGATTGTCCCCATGCAGCCAATCCTCTCCTGGCATATTTTCCCCGCAAAACATTTTTTGTGCTGTTGATGCCTCTTGAAGAATGCGATGGGACACGTGACCCACCTTGTGAAAAAAAGTTCAAACAAACTTTTTCGAAAATTCCAATCAAATCTCTTGTGAGTGAAGGCAAGGCATAACGCTTCCGAACACTGAGCCGAGACTGTGGCtaccgggaacgcagggagtacAGCACTCATTTCGCGTGAGAGCACCTCCTGATTTGCGGTGATGGAGATGGTTGAAGTAGGTGCCGATCCGAtggccagataagcctccgtcggcgtagATGATGGGCTCTTGAGGTGCGCTttttcggttttggctcatttgaaCCCAGCTGTGGATATTTCATCTCATGCGCCGTTTTCTGGATTTATAAgggatagaatggctttcaacaaggATTGTTTCTCTTTTGCCTAAATTCCCTGGATTATAATGAGGTATAATTCTGCAATTTTGAGAGCCATTTAAACTGTTCAGATTTGCTACTAGGAGGCATAGATCTTGTTAAAAATAATCTGAGATGCATAGCCTTCAAAGGGTACGCAGAGAAATATTATGAATTTTAGAAATATTGCATTTTACCACATACCAGAATTCCGTAAAAGATTCCTAAGGTTATTGAAATTTTACAATTTTCTTGGGGCATAAACTCTCGATAAGAAGTGTCGATCAACCTACAGCAGTCTTGACACAAAAGTATTATGCTTTGCCTTCGCTCAGAAGGGATCTGGCTAGAATTtgcgaaaaatatattttgttAGAATATTTTTTCACCAGCTATGTTACATGTCCCATTGCAACCTTCAAGAGCTATCTACggcgtgaaaaaaaaagtcaaaaacTACAATTTATTTAATGGAAATCGGGAATGGTCCTGAATGGAGTGGTGTAATTTGAATAAGGGTCAAAAGGCAGGCTAACTGGTGTTACATGATGAATATCAATAAACCTGAAGACAAGGAattttaaagaaaaagaattggAACGAGAGGGGGAAGGAGAAAGACTGTGTTCCAGGAAGCGTTTATGATAGTCAGTGTGTTCCTTTTCTCAGGGTTTGTCATTCTCTTGGTGAATTTCCTTGAAGCAAAATGTATGTTTAAGGTTCGTTTTCCTACAAATTATACAGGTTCTTCCACTGGTCAACTGATGGCCAATGCCCACTTGCAGCCCGCCCAGCAACAACATGGAAGGGGAACGGCAGGACAAGGTAAGTAATGCCGAAACATGACTGCATTGCTCCGTATTGTTGCAACAAAATGGTTGTGCATGCAGGTTGCTCGTCAGTAACGTCTGCTCCTTCTGTTGCCACTGCTCACGCATGGCCACGTGAAATGATGATGGAGGAGTATGGTAATTGGAATCATCACTATATGCAATTATGTTCTGGTTCTCAATTATATTATATATGGTTCTTGACAGTGCCCATATGAATTCCACAATATGATGTACCTTACTACACAGGCTATTCACCTAGGACTGCTCCTTCAATCCTCACACCTCTGCAGTCTCCAGGGCAGCAACATAGACAGGGAATGACAGGACAACGTAAGTATTTCTGGAGCATGACCGCATATCTTCCTCATGTCACAGTCAAATGGTTGTGAATGCAGGCTCCTCATCTGTGACATCTACTCCAGTGCCTACTGCTGGTTCATGGCCACGTGAACAGTTGATGGAAGAATATTGTAACTATGCAATTTTGTTTCGTTCTGGTTTAACAGCCT includes these proteins:
- the LOC135378790 gene encoding uncharacterized protein LOC135378790 isoform X1 yields the protein MHSTKTNMQVPYAIVHFEEHNEVEVVPCSWLTGNACKWPTLPTYKVERLIRKGCHPGNQCEEMEVVVKGIFKCYEDARKMLPLSQYTSDLSATELPPKRVRRARVIDSDEDDEFPPVPSSFVAKDTSVCLTSSSVMDKAGSKDAMDNANENMGAVQLDARNSTVSWADADDDADVFASGTFTPMVGAQQHKVRGSSTGQLMANAHLQPAQQQHGRGTAGQGCSSVTSAPSVATAHAWPREMMMEEYGYSPRTAPSILTPLQSPGQQHRQGMTGQRSSSVTSTPVPTAGSWPREQLMEEYSYYTGCSPTTTVPPVSSGPLQPPEQTDVRISEAGYSPEPSAASVPNAPTLPTKPTRKASTFPVSSAPSRPSKPLSQYEFQEQVLVQFRVLRATLMEHGALLEGLVPLRTTLIEETKLLPQPMKTVEEVDEFEQQLTRDREKQLVGELSLLGGNTVKSSVRRIMSHILSDELGQLYSWEGRKGKLKFLELKFPSIILRALHTHKKLSKATEFEVEAAIKEWLRHAPQRCKRGQPGC
- the LOC135378790 gene encoding uncharacterized protein LOC135378790 isoform X6 gives rise to the protein MHSTKTNMQVPYAIVHFEEHNEVEVVPCSWLTGNACKWPTLPTYKVERLIRKGCHPGNQCEEMEVVVKGIFKCYEDARKMLPLSQYTSDLSATELPPKRVRRARVIDSDEDDEFPPVPSSFVAKDTSVCLTSSSVMDKAGSKDAMDNANENMGAVQLDARNSTVSWADADDDADVFASGTFTPMVGAQQHKVRGSSTGQLMANAHLQPAQQQHGRGTAGQGCSSVTSAPSVATAHAWPREMMMEEYGYSPRTAPSILTPLQSPGQQHRQGMTGQRSSSVTSTPVPTAGSWPREQLMEEYSYYTGCSPTTTVPPVSSGPLQPPEQTDVRISEAGYSPEPSAASVPNAPTLPTKPTRKASTFPVSSAPSRPSKPLSQYGLVPLRTTLIEETKLLPQPMKTVEEVDEFEQQLTRDREKQLVGELSLLGGNTVKSSVRRIMSHILSDELGQLYSWEGRKGKLKFLELKFPSIILRALHTHKKLSKATEFEVEAAIKEWLRHAPQRCKRGQPGC
- the LOC135378790 gene encoding uncharacterized protein LOC135378790 isoform X3, which codes for MKPGADGVPYAIVHFEEHNEVEVVPCSWLTGNACKWPTLPTYKVERLIRKGCHPGNQCEEMEVVVKGIFKCYEDARKMLPLSQYTSDLSATELPPKRVRRARVIDSDEDDEFPPVPSSFVAKDTSVCLTSSSVMDKAGSKDAMDNANENMGAVQLDARNSTVSWADADDDADVFASGTFTPMVGAQQHKVRGSSTGQLMANAHLQPAQQQHGRGTAGQGCSSVTSAPSVATAHAWPREMMMEEYGYSPRTAPSILTPLQSPGQQHRQGMTGQRSSSVTSTPVPTAGSWPREQLMEEYSYYTGCSPTTTVPPVSSGPLQPPEQTDVRISEAGYSPEPSAASVPNAPTLPTKPTRKASTFPVSSAPSRPSKPLSQYEFQEQVLVQFRVLRATLMEHGALLEGLVPLRTTLIEETKLLPQPMKTVEEVDEFEQQLTRDREKQLVGELSLLGGNTVKSSVRRIMSHILSDELGQLYSWEGRKGKLKFLELKFPSIILRALHTHKKLSKATEFEVEAAIKEWLRHAPQRCKRGQPGC
- the LOC135378790 gene encoding uncharacterized protein LOC135378790 isoform X4; translation: MHSTKTNMQVPYAIVHFEEHNEVEVVPCSWLTGNACKWPTLPTYKVERLIRKGCHPGNQCEEMEVVVKGIFKCYEDARKMLPLSQYTSDLSATELPPKRVRRARVIDSDEDDEFPPVPSSFVAKDTSVCLTSSSVMDKAGSKDAMDNANENMGAVQLDARNSTVSWADADDDADVFASGTFTPMVGAQQHKVRGSSTGQLMANAHLQPAQQQHGRGTAGQGCSSVTSAPSVATAHAWPREMMMEEYGYSPRTAPSILTPLQSPGQQHRQGMTGQRSSSVTSTPVPTAGSWPREQLMEEYCCSPTTTVPPVSSGPLQPPEQTDVRISEAGYSPEPSAASVPNAPTLPTKPTRKASTFPVSSAPSRPSKPLSQYEFQEQVLVQFRVLRATLMEHGALLEGLVPLRTTLIEETKLLPQPMKTVEEVDEFEQQLTRDREKQLVGELSLLGGNTVKSSVRRIMSHILSDELGQLYSWEGRKGKLKFLELKFPSIILRALHTHKKLSKATEFEVEAAIKEWLRHAPQRCKRGQPGC
- the LOC135378790 gene encoding uncharacterized protein LOC135378790 isoform X5, producing the protein MHSTKTNMQVPYAIVHFEEHNEVEVVPCSWLTGNACKWPTLPTYKVERLIRKGCHPGNQCEEMEVVVKGIFKCYEDARKMLPLSQYTSDLSATELPPKRVRRARVIDSDEDDEFPPVPSSFVAKDTSVCLTSSSVMDKAGSKDAMDNANENMGAVQLDARNSTVSWADADDDAGSSTGQLMANAHLQPAQQQHGRGTAGQGCSSVTSAPSVATAHAWPREMMMEEYGYSPRTAPSILTPLQSPGQQHRQGMTGQRSSSVTSTPVPTAGSWPREQLMEEYSYYTGCSPTTTVPPVSSGPLQPPEQTDVRISEAGYSPEPSAASVPNAPTLPTKPTRKASTFPVSSAPSRPSKPLSQYEFQEQVLVQFRVLRATLMEHGALLEGLVPLRTTLIEETKLLPQPMKTVEEVDEFEQQLTRDREKQLVGELSLLGGNTVKSSVRRIMSHILSDELGQLYSWEGRKGKLKFLELKFPSIILRALHTHKKLSKATEFEVEAAIKEWLRHAPQRCKRGQPGC
- the LOC135378790 gene encoding uncharacterized protein LOC135378790 isoform X2, translated to MGSLLHFLVPYAIVHFEEHNEVEVVPCSWLTGNACKWPTLPTYKVERLIRKGCHPGNQCEEMEVVVKGIFKCYEDARKMLPLSQYTSDLSATELPPKRVRRARVIDSDEDDEFPPVPSSFVAKDTSVCLTSSSVMDKAGSKDAMDNANENMGAVQLDARNSTVSWADADDDADVFASGTFTPMVGAQQHKVRGSSTGQLMANAHLQPAQQQHGRGTAGQGCSSVTSAPSVATAHAWPREMMMEEYGYSPRTAPSILTPLQSPGQQHRQGMTGQRSSSVTSTPVPTAGSWPREQLMEEYSYYTGCSPTTTVPPVSSGPLQPPEQTDVRISEAGYSPEPSAASVPNAPTLPTKPTRKASTFPVSSAPSRPSKPLSQYEFQEQVLVQFRVLRATLMEHGALLEGLVPLRTTLIEETKLLPQPMKTVEEVDEFEQQLTRDREKQLVGELSLLGGNTVKSSVRRIMSHILSDELGQLYSWEGRKGKLKFLELKFPSIILRALHTHKKLSKATEFEVEAAIKEWLRHAPQRCKRGQPGC